In the Elusimicrobiota bacterium genome, TAAACACCCCCACCAACCGGCCGCGTTTGTCCACCACCGAGGCGGCCCCCAACCGGGTCTTCGTCATCACGGCCAAAGCATCGTCCACCCGGCGGGATTCCAGAACAAGAGGATTATCCGAACCCTTCCGCATCAAATCGCCCACCCGGAGCGTCAATTTTTTTCCCAAGGTCCCCGCGGGATGCAAGCGGGCAAAGTCTTCCCGACCAAACCCCCGCATTTCCATAACGAGCAGAGCCAAGGCATCGCCTAGGGCCAACATGGCCGTGGTCGAAGCGGTGGGGGTAATATTGAAGGGACAGGCTTCGCTGGAGACCGCGGTGTTGATCACCACCTGGGCCGCGCGCCCTAACGGAGAGCGGGGCCGCCCCGTCATGGCAATGAGGAAAACCCGCAAGGTCCGTAGCGTCCCCAGAATTTTTTTCAGCTCCTCCGTTTCACCGGAATGGGACAACGCCAGAACGGTGTCTCCAGGGAGCAGCATCCCCACATCGCCATGCAACCCCTCCGTGGGATGAACAAAAAACGACGCGGTTCCAGTCGACGATAGAGTGGCGGCCAATTTTCGCCCGATCAGTCCTGATTTTCCAATGCCCATGACCACCACACGACCCCGGGTCCGAATCAGACGCTCCGCCGCCTGAAGAAATGACCGGTCCAAATGGCGCGCTTGTTCGGCCACCGCGCGAGATTCAATGAGAAGGGTTCGACGCGCACGGGCCAGCCAGCGCGCGGCCGATTGAGGGGAGGGTTTTTTCATTTCAAAACTACTTTTTTAACCAGGGGGTCAATTCCACGGGGATGTCCCGCAACGCGTAGGGCTCCGGGAGCGAAGAAAGCCACCTGTCGACGGCCAAATAAAAAATAGCGCAGAACACATAGATGCCCACCAGGGCTTTCAAATGCCACCGCCACGTGGGCCGCCACGGTGCGGTCAGAGGTGCCACCCCAGGGGCA is a window encoding:
- a CDS encoding KpsF/GutQ family sugar-phosphate isomerase, giving the protein MKKPSPQSAARWLARARRTLLIESRAVAEQARHLDRSFLQAAERLIRTRGRVVVMGIGKSGLIGRKLAATLSSTGTASFFVHPTEGLHGDVGMLLPGDTVLALSHSGETEELKKILGTLRTLRVFLIAMTGRPRSPLGRAAQVVINTAVSSEACPFNITPTASTTAMLALGDALALLVMEMRGFGREDFARLHPAGTLGKKLTLRVGDLMRKGSDNPLVLESRRVDDALAVMTKTRLGAASVVDKRGRLVGVFTDGDLRRKLQEDPALLTRTLSSVMTRRPRTLSPEELASDVAILFRKFGLDNFPVVDGRKRPVGVLDEKDLLEEGLVS